The DNA region ttcgattttcatctcatttgatcatggtaaacaaaaacgtaaaaaaatctcaattttaagttggaggtaaggagttaatattgttttgattaaattacatcaatctgttgaaattcaataataattaaatttgtaataatttaatactctttaaacaagatctattcccagttgcctTAAAGATTagtattatcagaaataattctgatgtcataatttctgataatctgataaattatatataaaccaaacaaaacatttaatttaacaaaatcatgttaagtttgttcatttattattttttcagagcattttcaaaaaaaagttcaaaaaatttaagaaatgtatacttccgcttgattttcgggaattcccggaaaatttacaaatttcccgggaaacgggaaatatttttttttgaaatcccgggaattcccgggaaattttttctcgggacgggaaattggacgctctactccctttttaaatcaaactcacagttaaataaaaatgtcaagttaacaaatgctttgaccaaataaaaaaagcaatttaatgCTTAaatagttgttaaaattccgtacaaattcgTATTATGCGAAATATTCCtaacaaaaattccggcctgttaaaaatccgcgaagagggttGAAAATCCGTTGACTGTCATAAATTGGGTcttaaatgaagcttagattgctgatattattgtttacaacgataaagcttatttttctgagtacaatgaccctttgtacgaccacaaagagtttaaaatggattttaaatcaatttggaaaaactaacttcgcggtccttcttgacagaaaagttcctacttggcagctcgttccaaggggaccatagttgatccatcgaaaaaatgttgtctagtcaattttttttgtattaacatgaaaaaagtggtcagaaatggtttttaatcgtgttttttaccgttgtacataaaaatttacatagggctttggTACTCAATTACGCCGTCCCTGCCCGCGGTCGTATGTATCAGTGTCATTTGCTGAAAGCCACGAACCCGCCGGATGTGGATATTTCAATTATGTAATGATCGAATTTATTCTGTGTCATTAAACATTTAGGGCGCAAAGAAAGAATTTACTCCCGTCATGCTTCGCAGTTGAATGTTAGTTTCGTCTGCTGCCGGCTGCGTTAGAGTGCCagcaaagttattagcacaaTCATTCAACGTCATTAGGGCAAGCCACATTTCTCGGCATGAAGACGATGATGAGATGGAGGATGGAGGAGGACGCCGCCAGCAGCAAAGGAACAGGAACCAAAGGGAAATTAGGAGGCATGGCATGGGGTAGGGCATAATTTGAGAAGTGAGCTTTTCTCGGCGAAACAAACGCGTCTGGTAATGATGACGACGATATGTCAGTTTTCTCAGTTTCGTATTGTTTTCCGTGTGCGTTTGCTTATCTAGAGTTGTATCAAGTGCTCGTTTGttatagacaaatccagcgaaagctcaacgctgctttttgatggtgagagatttgacagcttccatactaaatgtctcgattttcatactttttgttaattttcttctaaaataaaatacttaacatatgaaaactatatatttttggtgcccaaaattcctgctgaatcgaatggtgtacttatctcaattgcaaatttttcgaacagtttttattttaataatattctagacacattttgtgcacctaatcaatcaatacttttatcatacaTAATcaatttattgcttaaaaattgagttttcctgagctcgcatattcaaatacatggaagctgtcatttctaacaccattggccacctagcggccatttcaaactggatacgtctatTAATGATGATTAACGTCGCTGGCTTGACGAATTACTAAGCATAGGATATTTGGGTTGTGATTTTGGCCAAACATTGAAGGATCTGACATTTTTAACCTAAGAGTTGTTAGATGAAATGGATGTCAGATTTGATTCCCAGATTTATGAACTAATGTTCAGATAACCTTTATGCTTACTACAAAGGAGATGAAACGAAAGAATTTAATGAACTTCATAAatagacctcgtagacccaccttcacgagTTCATAtgtgtgtgtctggatgtgaatccgtgcaccgaaaaaaaaaatatatatatatacactcaattatctccggactggttgAATCGAGTAaagtccttcaaaagatatgctaaaaaaacgattttggccaaGGTCCGGaatattgtaaaaagggtggtttttgtaagaaaccccgtcttcttgtacatttttagaaaggtatttgaaagttctttcaaacgattgaagatctgaaaaccttatcaaaagttatgagtatTTAAGtgctttttgtttacttttggaggccggatctcagataattgggtcctaaaatgaattgtttacagcgataaagcttatttttctgagtacaatgaccctttgtacgactacaaagagtttaaaatggatttttaaatcaattttgaaaaattagcctcgtggtccttcttgacagaaaagctcctacttgacagctcgttccaaggggaccatagcaCTATGGGCcaactccatacaaacaggcggccaaattatttttttgctttttaaatgtttttttcatacaaatttgggtaattgtatggtattgaaatgatatacgtcgatttttatgacttttcatgtttttcaatagtggattgtttataataaatagtcttttcaaacatttgcaaGTACAAAAGAATTGCGTGTATattttattgcaagtttatattattaaattatgaataagctaatacatctccactttaaggacacaacccctccctccattttctttcacccccccccctcccctcctcctctccaacaaatttttgttaagcgtaataaatccatttaagtaaaatatttattatttactgctgtgtgtttctttttgtgagtccatgccatataacttgagacccaccgcccccacccttacgggcaaaaattgcgaaaattttaattgttaaatcaaataacagaaaaattaatttcattcaaaatattaattatgaattaaaacgataaaatacaaaacatattcttactaatcctagtgttcttgttcatgaaaattcatttgattatagagtttctgacggcttcaggatatgttaaaggtacttttatgatgttttgtactaaccaacatagaacttaaatgtggatcagtttcatggattgatcgcagaaattcatcatgctaagtcaatattttgctgaatacttttttcggtatcaaactgatattctccagtttcgcttgagaaagttcggtacgaataccttatttttacTAAGGtagtcaattttaaatgtagggaacagaaaattccaataaagtcatttcgaacttcttgaaactaggtattgaattttgaagcgacgatgcccacgaagtaggtagcaaagcaagtgaaataaacgggcgcatatgtagattgcagcaaattttgataaaacgtaaatgttcaaaatagcatatctccgaaaacgcaaaaaatcgcaggctggaaatttcagcaatgttagattatgatccaatctttcaaatgatcttagtttcatgtttagcatcggttagcaaaaaaagtactcgattaacaaacacaaaaaaaaataagttttgtcaaaaaaatgctccagttattcgatgaaaactttggtttggaaacaacattttatctataaatagtttcaaagcttatctcattacctttccaacgatgtataattgtcctaataaaaaattgaaaatggctgagctatgttaaaattaaacaatcagccttttttacgaaaaacgctagttttttactccatttttcgactttcagcttgcgtatctccgtaatgaacaaactttgagctttgaaaatttggatttttcttagttagaatgtttactttcgagaaaaaaataccaaaaaatatttggagaaggtcacttttttgaaacttggccacccaatgtaccatagtgcatagttgatccatcgaaaaaatgttgtcttgtcaatatttttttgtattaaaatgaaaaaaagtggccagaaatggtttttaatcgtgttttttaccgttgtacacaaaaatttacatagggctttagtacccaattctttGATCTTTGAACTGACTGGGGAAAGGTCGGCAAAATTAActcattttgttacatcctatcgagaaattaaaaatgagagtgtgtgcaacatgaagttaaactttctgtgaagttgctgagATTACcgtggcactttgaaaagtttaactccatgttgcacgcacacactctcacttttaatttctcgataggtcCGGCTTTGACGAATTTTGAGTTAAAATTACTCATGAATTAGCTATGTCAAATAAGCGTGTTAGAAAGCaaaacgtcaaattttacaACCGGCCTCAAATTTGCGCCAACTTGTCAGTTTCCGCCAGCGCTTGTGCAGAGAACTGCAACAGTTCAAGATGGTAAATTACGGAATTCATGATTCTGCTAAACTATTCGCGTACGCTGCATCACTGCTGCAAGAAATGACGATCGAGGCAAGTATCGGGTTTATTTAACTGTTCATCGATTTTGATCAACCTGATTCCCTCCCAAACCCAGCTAAGCAACCCAAACCTTCAACTTCCGGATGTTGATCGAATTATTGGTGCCGTGAGTCATGTCGTTCCTGTCTGGGAGGGACTGCTAACCGACATCCAACGTGCCAGACGGAGCGAGGCACAGTTGGTACCGAGGCCGTTTGTAATCAAGGTGGAACCATGGGTAACGGATTCTGTGTCCGTCCTGTTTAGCACCATCAAGGTACAGCTCGAAGCTTACAAGCAGCTCATTGACCAGCTTGAAGAAATGCCTGGAAAGCCTTCGCTGGAGAATCTGCTGACTGAGCTAGCAGAGCAGGGAAACGAATCGCTTGAGAGATTGCGATCGTTCATATCTGTGGAAACTGCGGACTTGGTCGTTGGAGGGATGGAGATGCGAGAAGCAGGAGAAGGTCAGTCGATGTCGGTTGAGAAGGAGGTCGCCATGGGACAAGGTCTGGAAGTACCACCTACGGGTGAAGCTGCGACGACAACCACCCCTGCAGTGATGAACTCGGAAGGTACTGCTCGCAGAGGTTCCGTGGCACGAGTCCTGTTGAATGACGTTTTTAATTTGCCGACTCCAAACAAGAAACAATACCAGTAACTTTAGCGTTGATTTAAGTTTAACCTCTGCCGGAAGTGCTACACAGCAAAGGTCAAAGTATGCAATAAAAGGTTTGCGGAACTGAATTTCACGAACAGAACTGGAAGAGGAAGAGACGTTAGAGCATGAAGAGAAAGAGTATCGTAGAGAGCGAGTTATAAGAGAAAGAGACAGCCAGAGCAAGAGATAGAAAGAGAAAGATATAGACAGAGAGAAAGGGAGCAGGCGATAGATAGAGAGAAATAAGAGagaaaaaatgatcaattagtGTATATCTTTAAATCTTAAAAGGTATTTACTCAAATAAAAATCTAAGACAGTTAAATGTGTGTttctcataatattttttttagttttcatgtAAAAGATTAGGTCAATTTTTgacaacatttttctaaaaaagacCAAACCATCTAAAAGACCAATATATCTACacatctggagcaacacgagaaaaggccGGATTAAatacaaagtgttcaaatttaatttttaccatcactaaggttgctggtatagttttaaagaaaaaattcaatgtttttatGAGGTCAACTAATTTTATgagcttttaaaaattacatataaattttaggtaaatttgttaaaaagtcagaattttgccacaaaaaaatcgtcaaaacgagagttttgttttataaaattatcgattcatattgcattttaaactgaattcgaagcccgaaccaaagttttcacattttattttaaatttgttgtgtgtgtgtgtgtgtgtgtgtgtgtgtgtgtgtgtgtgtgtgtgtgtgtgtgtgtgtgtgtgtgtgtgtgtgtgtgtgtgtgtgtgtgtgtgtgtgcaaccaaccaaacgggaccacgcggccgcttcttacaaattgagttgtttccatgtatttttagatctacattctacacatgcaaataactcgcataggcatttggaaggtgtcggtgacccatttctacgctggctagccgaacgcgaggtacttcagctttatcgacaagccccgccctgaagaacgtttgcaccaatcggattcaaacgttatttagaacttccgaacccttgtcaaatggacaaggaagcagcgcgtatatagttgatagtaacagtattcctaattccagtcgtagctcaccaagtcgcgatgtcctagtggttagcattttttgcttaccgatccaaaggacggggaatcgaaccccgactcgagcgactttgatttttcgttcatgttcagagtttcaagatttatatttcctatactttctcgttgggagcagatgggcatcgaactcAGGAcctttcgcttacaaagcgaacaccttaaccagtcagccacggccgctccttcacattttattttaaatttgttct from Culex quinquefasciatus strain JHB chromosome 3, VPISU_Cqui_1.0_pri_paternal, whole genome shotgun sequence includes:
- the LOC119770094 gene encoding uncharacterized protein LOC119770094; amino-acid sequence: MVNYGIHDSAKLFAYAASLLQEMTIELSNPNLQLPDVDRIIGAVSHVVPVWEGLLTDIQRARRSEAQLVPRPFVIKVEPWVTDSVSVLFSTIKVQLEAYKQLIDQLEEMPGKPSLENLLTELAEQGNESLERLRSFISVETADLVVGGMEMREAGEGQSMSVEKEVAMGQGLEVPPTGEAATTTTPAVMNSEGTARRGSVARVLLNDVFNLPTPNKKQYQ